From a region of the Halanaerobium hydrogeniformans genome:
- the rpsH gene encoding 30S ribosomal protein S8 has product MNITDPIADMLTRIRNANSVGKGRVDIPASNIKNNIGELLKREGFISDVKLVERKPQNMIRVYLKYGENDEKVITGLKRISKPGLRVYVNKDEVPRVLGGLGIAVISTSQGVMSDKEAREKGIGGEVLCYVW; this is encoded by the coding sequence ATGAATATAACAGATCCAATAGCAGACATGCTGACCCGGATTCGTAACGCAAATAGTGTGGGTAAAGGCAGAGTAGATATACCTGCTTCAAATATTAAAAATAATATTGGTGAACTGCTTAAAAGAGAAGGTTTTATTTCTGATGTAAAATTAGTAGAAAGAAAGCCTCAAAATATGATTCGTGTATATTTAAAATATGGAGAAAATGATGAAAAAGTAATTACTGGATTAAAAAGAATTTCAAAACCAGGCTTAAGAGTATATGTAAATAAAGATGAAGTTCCTAGAGTACTCGGTGGTCTTGGTATAGCCGTAATTTCTACTTCTCAGGGTGTTATGAGTGATAAAGAAGCCAGAGAAAAAGGAATCGGTGGAGAAGTTCTCTGCTATGTATGGTAA
- a CDS encoding type Z 30S ribosomal protein S14 — MARKALIEKANKEPKHETRKVNRCNRCGRSRGYMRKFDLCRICFRELAHKGEIPGVKKASW, encoded by the coding sequence TTGGCACGTAAAGCTTTAATTGAAAAGGCCAACAAAGAGCCTAAGCATGAAACACGTAAAGTGAATCGCTGTAATAGATGTGGTCGTTCACGTGGGTATATGAGAAAGTTTGATCTTTGTAGAATTTGTTTCCGTGAATTAGCCCATAAAGGCGAAATTCCTGGAGTTAAAAAAGCAAGCTGGTAA
- the rplE gene encoding 50S ribosomal protein L5: protein MSVLATEYREEILPQLVEKFSYNNVMEAPKLEKVVVNVGLGDAKEDTKLLDTVVDEVARITGQNPTVTRAKKSIANFKIREGMPVGVKVTLRGEYMYEFLYKLINITMPRIRDFRGVSPKSFDGRGNYSLGISEHTVFPEINIDDVDNVHGMEITIVTSAETDEEAFELLSIMGMPFKK from the coding sequence ATGTCAGTATTAGCTACAGAATATAGAGAAGAAATTCTACCCCAACTAGTTGAGAAGTTTTCATACAATAATGTTATGGAAGCTCCAAAATTAGAAAAAGTTGTTGTCAATGTTGGGTTAGGTGATGCTAAAGAAGATACTAAACTTCTGGATACTGTTGTAGATGAGGTTGCCAGAATAACCGGGCAGAATCCTACAGTTACAAGGGCAAAAAAATCCATTGCTAATTTTAAAATTAGAGAGGGAATGCCTGTAGGAGTTAAGGTTACCCTGCGTGGTGAGTATATGTATGAGTTTTTGTACAAACTTATAAATATTACTATGCCTCGTATTCGTGACTTTAGAGGAGTATCTCCTAAGTCATTTGATGGAAGAGGTAATTACAGTCTTGGAATAAGTGAACACACTGTTTTTCCAGAAATTAATATTGATGATGTAGATAATGTCCATGGAATGGAAATTACTATAGTTACTTCTGCTGAAACAGATGAAGAAGCATTCGAATTATTATCAATAATGGGAATGCCTTTTAAGAAATAA
- the rplX gene encoding 50S ribosomal protein L24 yields the protein MRIKKGDTVEVITGKDRGKRGEILSVIPKKDRVIVEEVNIVHRHMSPTQDMPQGGIIENEAPIHASNVQLVCPRCDEKTRVGAEYLDDGTKVRKCKQCDEIIDK from the coding sequence TTGAGAATAAAAAAAGGTGATACTGTGGAAGTTATCACAGGTAAGGATAGAGGAAAACGCGGTGAAATTTTGAGTGTTATACCAAAAAAAGACCGTGTCATTGTGGAAGAAGTTAATATTGTACATCGTCATATGAGTCCTACCCAGGATATGCCACAGGGTGGAATTATTGAAAATGAAGCACCAATACATGCTTCAAATGTTCAACTCGTCTGCCCCCGTTGTGATGAGAAAACCAGGGTTGGAGCTGAATATTTAGATGATGGAACAAAAGTTAGAAAATGCAAACAATGTGATGAAATAATTGATAAATAA
- the rplN gene encoding 50S ribosomal protein L14, with amino-acid sequence MIQSESRLKVADNSGARELLCVKVLGGSKKKYAKIGDEIIVSVKEAIPDGMVKKGEVARAVIVRTKKPLKRRDGTYIKFDENAAVIIDDNNNPKGTRIFGPVTRELREKNFMKIISLAPEVL; translated from the coding sequence ATGATACAATCTGAAAGCCGTTTGAAAGTCGCGGATAATTCAGGTGCCCGTGAACTATTATGTGTTAAAGTACTTGGCGGCTCCAAAAAGAAATATGCTAAAATTGGAGATGAAATTATTGTCAGTGTGAAAGAAGCTATTCCAGATGGAATGGTAAAAAAAGGTGAGGTAGCAAGAGCAGTTATTGTTAGAACCAAAAAACCTTTAAAACGCAGAGACGGCACCTACATTAAATTTGATGAAAATGCAGCAGTTATTATAGATGATAATAATAATCCTAAGGGTACACGTATTTTTGGTCCTGTGACCCGTGAATTGAGGGAAAAGAATTTTATGAAGATTATCTCCCTTGCACCGGAGGTATTATAA
- the rpsQ gene encoding 30S ribosomal protein S17, translated as MERNNRKERVGIVVSDKRDKTITVAVERRTQHPEYKRVIKKTKKYTAHDEENVCNEGDKVKIMETRPLSKTKRWRLIEILEKAK; from the coding sequence ATGGAAAGAAATAATCGTAAAGAAAGAGTAGGGATCGTTGTCAGTGACAAAAGAGACAAAACAATAACTGTTGCTGTTGAAAGAAGAACTCAGCATCCTGAATATAAAAGGGTAATTAAGAAAACAAAAAAATATACAGCACATGATGAAGAAAATGTTTGTAATGAAGGTGACAAAGTTAAAATCATGGAAACTCGCCCCTTAAGTAAAACAAAAAGATGGCGTTTAATTGAAATTCTTGAAAAAGCAAAATAA